In the genome of Mycobacterium kansasii ATCC 12478, one region contains:
- a CDS encoding OsmC family protein, protein MNAPVDNGVNVDVLLDARTALSEKPELAQFTWRTRHNWVSGTHSRATVDTFYGLGTEQRHKTAFTYDVDHPSAFAGDDNGAAPVEYVLVALGGCLTAGIASIAQRRGIQLRSVRATVEAGEDILGILGADPTVRNGFNGIKVTYRIDADATAEEIRALVAQSQKRSAVYDVVTNPTDVIVDVVD, encoded by the coding sequence ATGAACGCTCCTGTCGACAATGGGGTCAACGTCGACGTCCTGCTAGACGCCCGTACCGCACTGTCCGAGAAGCCAGAACTTGCCCAATTCACATGGCGCACAAGGCATAATTGGGTCAGCGGCACGCACAGTCGGGCCACCGTCGATACGTTCTACGGATTGGGAACAGAACAGCGGCACAAGACGGCCTTCACCTACGACGTCGATCATCCATCGGCATTCGCCGGAGACGACAACGGCGCCGCCCCGGTCGAGTACGTATTGGTCGCGCTCGGCGGCTGCCTGACCGCCGGAATCGCGTCGATCGCCCAGCGGCGTGGGATTCAGTTGCGTTCGGTGCGCGCGACCGTCGAGGCCGGGGAAGACATTCTCGGCATCCTCGGCGCGGACCCCACCGTCCGCAACGGTTTCAACGGCATCAAGGTGACCTACCGGATCGACGCTGACGCTACGGCGGAGGAGATCAGAGCGCTGGTCGCCCAGTCACAGAAGCGCTCCGCGGTCTACGACGTCGTGACCAACCCGACCGACGTCATCGTCGACGTCGTCGACTGA
- a CDS encoding cytochrome P450, whose translation MSTPKLSSLIVENQDSMAGRDAAVVLNPDTYLAGAPFDALARLRAHAPVHPMQLSGLPTTWLLTRHSDVRLVSRDSETFASSTGNTLVKVEAAPTSAMLPGIDPPRHVHYRKLINQGFTARNVLRLEPRMRQVARDIVANIVDKGEFDAVTDISAEISLQVIADILGVPAEDRMNVFRWSNAIGSLGIEDPDYAPTPEALGQAAAEMFAYCGELVAHRQKHGLTDDILSALLAAEVDGDRLNRDQLNEFFLLLAIAGNETTRNTLSHGILALSEHPDQQATLARDRDAVQPAVEELLRWATPVMHFRRTVTRDVVIRGQHIPAGDWVLMHYLSANRDEDVFERAAEFDISRPDADHVAFGGGGVHFCLGAQLARLELRVMLEELYPCVPGLTVTGPPDRLRSSFFHGIKRLPCAVG comes from the coding sequence ATGAGCACCCCGAAGCTCAGTTCATTGATTGTCGAAAACCAGGACAGCATGGCCGGGCGGGATGCCGCCGTCGTGCTGAACCCCGACACGTACCTCGCCGGGGCCCCGTTCGACGCGTTGGCCAGGTTACGGGCCCATGCCCCAGTGCATCCGATGCAACTGTCCGGGCTACCCACTACGTGGTTGTTGACCCGGCACTCCGATGTGCGACTGGTCAGCCGCGACAGTGAGACGTTCGCCAGCAGCACGGGAAATACCTTGGTGAAGGTTGAGGCGGCGCCCACCTCGGCCATGCTGCCGGGAATCGATCCGCCGCGGCATGTTCACTACCGCAAGCTGATCAACCAGGGCTTCACCGCCCGCAATGTGCTGCGCCTGGAACCGCGAATGCGCCAAGTCGCCCGCGACATCGTCGCCAACATCGTAGACAAGGGCGAATTCGACGCCGTCACGGACATTTCCGCGGAAATATCGCTGCAGGTGATCGCCGACATACTGGGTGTGCCTGCCGAAGACCGGATGAACGTCTTCCGCTGGAGCAACGCGATCGGGAGTCTGGGAATCGAGGATCCCGACTACGCTCCGACGCCCGAGGCCCTCGGGCAGGCCGCTGCCGAAATGTTTGCCTACTGCGGCGAATTGGTCGCGCACCGGCAAAAGCACGGCCTCACCGACGATATCCTGTCGGCGCTACTGGCCGCCGAGGTCGACGGCGACCGGCTCAACCGCGACCAGCTCAATGAATTCTTCCTGCTGCTGGCGATCGCCGGCAACGAGACCACCCGCAACACACTCAGCCACGGCATCCTGGCGCTTTCCGAGCATCCCGACCAGCAGGCGACGCTGGCCCGTGATCGTGACGCGGTCCAGCCCGCCGTGGAGGAGCTGCTGCGCTGGGCCACCCCGGTGATGCACTTCCGCCGCACCGTCACTCGCGATGTCGTGATCCGCGGCCAGCACATCCCGGCCGGCGACTGGGTGCTCATGCACTACCTGTCGGCCAACCGCGACGAGGACGTGTTCGAGCGGGCCGCCGAATTCGACATCTCCCGCCCGGATGCCGACCATGTCGCGTTCGGCGGCGGGGGAGTGCACTTTTGTCTGGGCGCTCAGCTGGCCCGTCTGGAGCTGCGGGTGATGCTGGAAGAGTTGTACCCGTGCGTGCCCGGCCTGACGGTCACCGGGCCGCCCGACCGGTTGCGGTCCTCGTTCTTCCACGGGATCAAGCGGTTGCCGTGTGCGGTGGGCTGA
- a CDS encoding TetR/AcrR family transcriptional regulator gives MTSAERRGYGELDRTRVVACLHSLARRVGVQQVTMRELAAELGAAVPSVYYHVPGKQAALDLLAEAVLTDIPEPEAGSWDVRLTELYCAAREVMLDVPGVAGVLQTSGGGDRARRLDKVSRALLAEAGLTKGVASAAHTVLYTYLLGSISLDESRGKRQPESRFRAGLDVIIAGIKARAEHR, from the coding sequence ATGACGTCCGCGGAACGGCGTGGCTACGGCGAGCTGGACCGCACTCGGGTGGTGGCATGCCTGCACAGCCTGGCCCGGCGGGTCGGTGTCCAGCAGGTGACGATGCGTGAGCTCGCCGCCGAACTCGGCGCCGCGGTGCCGTCGGTGTACTACCACGTCCCGGGAAAGCAAGCCGCGCTGGATCTGCTCGCCGAGGCGGTGCTGACCGACATCCCCGAACCCGAAGCCGGGTCCTGGGACGTCCGGCTCACCGAGCTCTACTGTGCCGCAAGGGAAGTGATGCTTGACGTCCCCGGTGTCGCCGGTGTCCTGCAGACCAGTGGCGGTGGGGATCGGGCGCGCCGCCTGGACAAGGTCAGCCGCGCGCTTCTAGCCGAAGCCGGGCTCACCAAAGGCGTTGCCAGCGCGGCACATACGGTGCTGTATACCTATCTGCTCGGCTCGATCAGTCTGGACGAGTCCCGCGGCAAGCGTCAGCCCGAATCGCGGTTCCGGGCCGGGCTCGACGTCATCATCGCGGGTATCAAGGCGCGCGCGGAGCATCGATGA
- a CDS encoding cyclic nucleotide-binding domain-containing protein, with translation MTAAVGPAWASLKRSRFFAGLDDDALVAVAAKISRVRFADGEFLCREGDVADRMFIVSAGTVAVVTTGDHGVPVTLNTCGPGDVVDVISIFEEKVSSASVMARGAAEVWTLDAGDFRSLLESHPKLTTVLFAAMSRDLHRARSFAPSLGLHRADPRLKIAFFDSKPYVEACFRDHNWRNYALHFFETRLTSDTIGLAAGADVVCPFVNDRLDAAVIEALRDSGVRLIAMRCAGYNNVDIKAAGRLGVSVVHVPAYSP, from the coding sequence ATGACCGCAGCCGTCGGCCCCGCGTGGGCCTCGCTGAAGCGCAGCCGATTCTTTGCCGGTCTCGACGATGACGCGCTTGTGGCGGTTGCCGCGAAAATCAGCCGCGTCCGTTTCGCCGACGGCGAGTTCCTGTGCCGCGAGGGCGACGTGGCGGATCGGATGTTCATCGTCAGCGCCGGGACCGTCGCTGTGGTGACGACGGGCGATCACGGGGTGCCGGTCACGCTCAACACCTGCGGTCCGGGCGATGTCGTGGACGTGATCAGCATCTTCGAGGAGAAGGTGAGTTCAGCCAGCGTTATGGCGCGCGGCGCCGCCGAGGTATGGACACTCGATGCCGGAGATTTCAGGTCGCTGCTCGAGTCTCATCCCAAACTGACCACAGTTCTGTTCGCTGCGATGAGCCGGGACCTGCACCGGGCAAGGTCGTTTGCCCCCTCGTTGGGCTTGCATAGGGCAGACCCGCGTCTGAAGATTGCTTTTTTCGACAGCAAGCCGTACGTCGAGGCCTGCTTCCGCGATCACAACTGGCGCAACTACGCTCTGCATTTCTTCGAGACCCGCCTGACGTCCGACACCATTGGCCTAGCCGCCGGCGCTGATGTCGTCTGCCCCTTTGTGAACGATCGGCTGGACGCCGCAGTTATCGAGGCACTGCGCGATTCGGGGGTACGCCTCATTGCCATGCGTTGCGCCGGTTACAACAACGTTGACATCAAAGCCGCGGGCCGCCTGGGGGTCAGCGTAGTGCACGTGCCGGCGTACTCGCCCTAG
- a CDS encoding NAD(P)-dependent oxidoreductase, with protein sequence MLTLNRKTHRAYVRVREGNFSLNGLVGTDLHGKCAGVVGTGRVGKCLIRILHGFGMRVLAHDPFVDAQFAAANGVEYVPLPNLLSQADVISLHAPLTSDTHHLINSDAIARMKRGVILINTSRGALVDSVALIEGLKSGAVGAAGLDVYEEEEAYFFEDFSAEIMTDDVLARLISFGNVLVTSHQAFLTWEALGNIADITFDNIAEFVAGRRGAELSNAILVTSS encoded by the coding sequence CTGCTCACCCTCAACCGCAAGACACACCGCGCCTACGTCCGCGTCCGGGAGGGGAACTTCTCGCTCAACGGTCTTGTGGGCACCGACCTCCACGGCAAGTGCGCCGGCGTCGTCGGCACGGGCAGAGTCGGCAAGTGTTTGATCAGAATTCTCCACGGGTTCGGGATGCGTGTGCTTGCCCACGACCCCTTCGTGGACGCGCAGTTCGCCGCCGCGAACGGGGTCGAGTACGTCCCGCTGCCGAACCTGCTATCACAGGCCGACGTGATCAGCCTCCATGCGCCACTCACGTCCGACACGCACCACCTCATCAACTCCGACGCCATCGCGCGCATGAAGCGCGGCGTCATCCTCATCAATACCAGTCGCGGCGCGCTCGTCGACTCGGTCGCGCTAATCGAAGGCCTGAAATCCGGCGCCGTCGGCGCCGCAGGTCTCGACGTGTATGAGGAAGAGGAGGCCTATTTTTTCGAGGATTTTTCCGCGGAGATCATGACCGACGACGTACTTGCACGCCTTATTAGTTTCGGCAACGTTCTCGTCACCAGCCACCAGGCGTTCCTGACCTGGGAAGCGCTCGGCAATATTGCCGACATTACGTTCGATAATATCGCCGAATTCGTGGCCGGCCGCCGGGGGGCTGAACTGAGTAACGCGATTCTTGTCACCAGTTCCTGA
- a CDS encoding M48 family metallopeptidase, translating to MNFFDHQRAARSSTLKLVLLFIVAVVAMVAFIDAAAAVAMTYQRADPSAVLGVVVGVTAVTLLIIAGGMITKTVALRQGGAAVAASVGAVQVDPTSSDPQLRRLVNIVEEMSLASGVPAPRLFVLAGEPGINAFAAGFTPADAAITVTSGALAQLNRDELQGVIAHEFSHILNGDMRLNIRLIGLLNGILLIGLTGMRVLQFGGGRGSSSKNGAPIWMVALAMMVLGFIGVFFANIIKAAVSRQREWLADASAVQFTRQTAGLVGALKKIAGVASGSALRDARSATEVSHMLFGEGRRSFRAWYATHPPLADRIKALDPSFDPREIADLKQRYGQRSPDGLAEDAMAGFAPVGRAAGVRAGAEPAAAPAGPLGAGRRGISPEQVADRAGTLTRADLLRGAALHATLPPEARRLATQPSTAPAAIIALLLARPGDPLHARQLASVAQRLGHPEAQAAAALVDTMTALPAELRLPLVDLAIPQLAARPPAFREALMGVLNELAVADGSVSMFEYCVTRLVWSYLQDAANPHRRSKVGNGSLDQVRPTVTTLLATLAVAGAGDQETVRRAYDSALHRLYPDAAASPPRQVTWQQALDQGWEGLDGLAPKAKQALVEAMAVAVTADGTVTTAEAEMLRAACALMHVPLPALLT from the coding sequence GTGAACTTCTTCGACCACCAGCGCGCGGCCCGGAGCAGCACGCTCAAGCTGGTGTTGCTGTTCATCGTCGCGGTGGTGGCGATGGTCGCGTTCATCGATGCCGCCGCCGCGGTCGCGATGACATACCAAAGGGCCGATCCCTCGGCGGTTCTCGGCGTCGTCGTCGGGGTCACGGCGGTGACGTTGTTGATCATCGCGGGCGGCATGATTACCAAGACGGTCGCGCTGCGTCAGGGCGGGGCAGCCGTCGCCGCTTCGGTGGGCGCCGTCCAGGTCGACCCGACGAGTTCCGACCCGCAGCTGCGCCGCCTGGTCAACATCGTCGAGGAAATGTCGCTGGCATCGGGGGTGCCGGCGCCGCGCCTGTTCGTCCTGGCGGGGGAGCCCGGCATCAATGCGTTTGCCGCCGGTTTCACGCCCGCCGACGCGGCCATCACGGTCACCAGCGGCGCCCTGGCCCAGCTCAACCGTGACGAGCTGCAAGGCGTGATCGCCCACGAGTTCAGCCACATCCTCAACGGCGACATGCGGCTGAACATCAGGCTGATCGGACTGTTGAACGGGATCCTGCTGATCGGCCTGACCGGTATGCGGGTCCTGCAGTTTGGCGGCGGCCGCGGCAGCAGTTCCAAGAACGGCGCGCCGATCTGGATGGTCGCGCTCGCGATGATGGTGCTCGGCTTCATCGGGGTGTTTTTCGCCAACATCATCAAGGCGGCGGTGTCCCGCCAGCGCGAGTGGCTGGCCGACGCGTCCGCGGTGCAGTTCACCCGTCAGACCGCCGGCCTGGTCGGGGCGCTGAAGAAGATCGCGGGCGTCGCGTCCGGGTCGGCGCTGCGCGACGCCCGCAGCGCCACCGAAGTCAGCCATATGTTGTTCGGCGAGGGCCGTCGGTCGTTTCGCGCGTGGTACGCGACGCATCCACCGCTGGCGGACCGGATCAAGGCGCTCGACCCGAGCTTCGATCCGCGCGAGATCGCCGATCTGAAGCAGCGCTACGGACAACGATCACCCGACGGGCTCGCCGAGGACGCGATGGCCGGGTTCGCCCCGGTCGGCCGTGCCGCCGGGGTTCGCGCGGGCGCTGAGCCCGCCGCTGCGCCGGCAGGCCCGTTGGGGGCGGGTCGGCGTGGCATCAGCCCCGAGCAGGTGGCCGACCGCGCCGGCACGCTCACCCGGGCCGACCTGCTGCGTGGCGCGGCGCTGCACGCCACACTCCCACCAGAGGCGCGCCGCCTGGCCACCCAGCCCAGCACCGCCCCGGCCGCGATCATCGCCTTGCTGCTGGCCCGTCCCGGCGATCCGCTGCATGCGCGCCAGCTCGCCTCGGTAGCGCAGCGGCTCGGGCACCCGGAGGCGCAGGCAGCCGCCGCGCTGGTGGACACGATGACGGCGTTACCCGCCGAGCTACGGCTACCGTTGGTCGATCTGGCCATCCCGCAGCTCGCCGCCCGTCCGCCCGCCTTCCGAGAAGCGCTAATGGGGGTACTCAACGAACTCGCCGTCGCGGACGGCTCGGTGTCGATGTTCGAGTACTGCGTGACGCGGCTGGTCTGGAGCTACCTGCAGGACGCCGCCAATCCGCACCGCCGAAGCAAGGTCGGCAATGGCTCGCTCGATCAAGTGCGGCCGACGGTGACGACGCTGCTGGCCACGCTCGCGGTCGCCGGCGCCGGTGACCAGGAGACCGTTCGGCGGGCCTACGACAGTGCGCTGCACCGGTTGTATCCCGATGCCGCTGCGTCACCGCCACGGCAAGTGACATGGCAGCAGGCGCTCGACCAAGGCTGGGAGGGACTGGACGGCCTGGCGCCGAAGGCCAAGCAGGCACTCGTGGAAGCGATGGCCGTGGCCGTAACCGCCGACGGCACCGTGACGACGGCCGAGGCCGAGATGCTGCGTGCGGCATGTGCATTGATGCATGTGCCATTGCCCGCATTGCTCACCTGA
- a CDS encoding LemA family protein — MGLAIGVLVAIVAVVIVLLVMVIAGYNGLVRARNAYKNAFAQIDVQMRRRFDLIPNLVETARAYMAHERQTLEAVVNARNMAMAGLSAAQANPGDPAAMQQLSAGQQRLDGALGRLIAVAESYPDLKANQTMMQLSEELTSTENKVAFSRQAYNDAVMSYNNRRETFPGNIYAGMFGFTAAALLEIPPDRPEMREAPRVQF; from the coding sequence ATGGGACTCGCCATCGGCGTCCTCGTGGCAATTGTGGCAGTCGTCATTGTGCTGCTGGTCATGGTGATCGCCGGCTACAACGGTCTTGTTCGGGCCCGCAACGCCTACAAGAATGCGTTCGCGCAGATCGACGTCCAGATGCGCCGCCGCTTCGACCTCATCCCCAACCTGGTCGAAACGGCCAGGGCGTACATGGCCCACGAGCGCCAAACGTTGGAGGCCGTGGTCAATGCCCGCAACATGGCAATGGCGGGCCTATCCGCCGCGCAGGCGAACCCGGGGGATCCCGCTGCGATGCAACAACTCTCGGCTGGGCAGCAGCGGCTCGACGGCGCGCTGGGCCGGCTCATCGCGGTCGCCGAAAGCTACCCCGACCTCAAGGCCAACCAGACGATGATGCAGCTTTCGGAGGAGTTGACCTCGACGGAGAACAAGGTTGCGTTCTCCCGGCAGGCCTACAACGACGCGGTCATGAGTTACAACAATCGCCGCGAAACGTTCCCGGGCAACATCTACGCGGGCATGTTCGGTTTCACCGCGGCTGCGCTGCTGGAGATCCCGCCGGACCGCCCCGAGATGCGCGAAGCGCCGCGGGTCCAGTTCTGA
- a CDS encoding TetR/AcrR family transcriptional regulator — MGRPRRHDTEAMLDAARSIALESGARAVTVDAIAALSGASVGSLYNRFGSRDKILTAAWQRALERFQEPFLDQLRRDDLDDAALGAARWIMEFARTQPEDARLLAAFRPADVLTDPNAPAARRLAGGNAAIRDALRRLAERTGGGERARELLSLAVIDIAGGAIRRRLLNGAPISAAFEADVLAAVVAVLDRIALR; from the coding sequence GTGGGCAGGCCGCGACGACACGACACCGAAGCGATGCTCGACGCCGCGCGCTCGATCGCGTTGGAGAGCGGGGCACGTGCCGTCACCGTCGATGCGATCGCCGCGCTCAGCGGTGCTTCGGTGGGTTCGCTCTACAACCGCTTCGGCTCCCGCGACAAGATTCTGACCGCGGCATGGCAACGGGCACTCGAGCGCTTCCAGGAACCGTTCCTGGACCAGTTGCGCCGGGACGATCTCGATGACGCCGCGCTTGGTGCGGCGCGGTGGATCATGGAGTTTGCCCGCACCCAGCCCGAAGATGCGCGACTCCTCGCCGCGTTTCGCCCCGCGGATGTGCTTACCGATCCCAATGCCCCTGCGGCACGGCGTCTTGCCGGGGGCAACGCAGCCATTCGCGATGCCCTGCGCAGACTCGCCGAGCGTACCGGCGGGGGCGAACGGGCCCGCGAACTGCTGTCACTGGCCGTCATCGACATCGCCGGCGGCGCAATTCGCCGGCGCTTGCTCAATGGAGCACCGATTTCTGCGGCTTTCGAAGCCGACGTCCTAGCCGCTGTCGTCGCCGTGCTTGACCGCATTGCGCTCAGATGA
- a CDS encoding nuclear transport factor 2 family protein, protein MDTAEWLRQSEAFLGAWNRHDVEEVVAWYTEPFVYRDPNIGAAAIESRDALRRYLSKLFDLWEMTWSVREVFVFDGADGAAVTWDATFRLRARHTRLEIHGVDIVFLRDGKVVHDEVFFDRSLLAPLVAGNAA, encoded by the coding sequence ATGGACACAGCCGAGTGGCTCCGGCAATCCGAGGCCTTTCTGGGCGCATGGAACCGCCACGATGTCGAAGAGGTCGTGGCTTGGTACACCGAACCCTTCGTTTATCGTGATCCCAACATCGGTGCGGCCGCCATCGAGAGTCGAGACGCGCTACGTCGTTACCTATCAAAGCTTTTCGATCTCTGGGAGATGACCTGGTCGGTCCGGGAGGTGTTTGTGTTCGACGGCGCCGACGGCGCCGCGGTGACATGGGACGCCACCTTCCGGCTCCGCGCCCGGCATACTCGTCTCGAAATCCACGGTGTCGACATCGTCTTTCTCCGCGACGGAAAGGTCGTGCACGACGAGGTCTTTTTCGACCGATCGCTGCTTGCACCATTGGTTGCCGGTAACGCGGCCTAA
- a CDS encoding sulfurtransferase — MDARDQVLITVAELASRIRSAEPVTLLDVRWRLDEPDGHSAYLRSHLPGAVYVSLEDELSDHTVVGRGRHPLPSGRSLQAAARRWGIQQDGLVVAYDDWHRAGSARAWWVLSAAGIDNVRILDGGLAAWRSAEEPLETGPVAPPPGNVLVRHDDLAAARRPTLTAQQSGSGAVPLLDARSPERFRGDVEPVDPVAGHIPGATNLPSAAVLACDGTFLDKDALTRLLSARGIDRDGPVGAYCGSGITAAVIVAALAAMGREAALYPGSWSEWSADPTRPIARGVG, encoded by the coding sequence GTGGACGCTAGAGACCAGGTGCTGATCACTGTCGCCGAGCTGGCCAGCCGGATCCGGTCCGCCGAGCCGGTCACCTTACTCGATGTGCGGTGGCGACTCGACGAACCGGACGGGCATTCGGCCTATCTGCGGAGCCACCTACCCGGGGCGGTCTACGTCTCGCTGGAAGACGAACTCAGCGACCACACCGTCGTAGGCCGCGGCCGTCACCCACTACCCTCGGGGCGCAGTCTTCAGGCGGCCGCGCGCCGCTGGGGAATTCAGCAGGACGGCCTGGTCGTGGCGTACGACGACTGGCACCGGGCCGGTTCGGCGCGAGCGTGGTGGGTGCTCAGCGCGGCCGGGATCGACAACGTCCGCATCCTCGACGGCGGCCTGGCCGCGTGGCGGTCGGCTGAAGAACCGTTGGAGACCGGACCAGTGGCGCCTCCCCCCGGGAATGTGCTTGTGCGCCATGATGATCTGGCTGCCGCGCGCCGGCCTACCTTGACTGCGCAGCAGTCCGGGTCAGGCGCGGTGCCGCTGCTGGACGCACGGTCGCCGGAGCGCTTTCGCGGCGATGTGGAGCCGGTCGACCCGGTTGCCGGTCACATTCCCGGCGCGACAAATCTTCCCAGTGCTGCCGTACTGGCTTGCGACGGAACGTTTCTCGACAAGGACGCGCTTACCCGGCTGTTGTCCGCCCGCGGCATCGATCGCGACGGCCCGGTGGGCGCGTACTGCGGATCGGGTATCACCGCTGCCGTCATCGTCGCTGCGCTCGCCGCGATGGGTCGTGAGGCAGCGCTGTATCCCGGATCGTGGTCCGAGTGGAGTGCGGATCCGACCCGCCCGATCGCTCGCGGCGTCGGATAG
- a CDS encoding M23 family metallopeptidase: MAPVPARRPLWKPLATFWLILFVAACSSSTQTGGGASTAPARTNPLAGVTVPDAFTPLTVAPISRPTFPFPGSDGKYHLAFDVQITNATGGPASLTAVDVVDAHDPKKMLATFAGPQLVDPACNYGNCNRLRQLTQQPSPDFGIAPQTSRTLLLDFTLDTLAQFPKAVMLRLHGTGVTNPAVSNEPGPLDTLGAPFDISAGTPRVISPPLRGNNWVAFNGCCDPGWAHRDAIMPVNMKLNNSQRFAIDWMHMDDQGNFYTGDQTRNESYVSYGVPVYAVADGTVASTLDTVEANVPGILPASDPALAAKMTIDTIDGNHIVMDVGDGVYALYAHLIKGSLLVKPGDKVTKGQQIAKLGNTGNSNAPHLHFQLMSGPSLLEADAVPYVLDNFSYQGQVSTTSVWNADNYLSGSFFGPERLQAPELRSHQLPLLLAIATFA, encoded by the coding sequence ATGGCACCTGTCCCCGCACGCCGTCCGCTCTGGAAACCGTTGGCCACCTTCTGGTTGATCCTGTTCGTCGCCGCGTGCTCGTCGAGTACGCAGACTGGCGGCGGCGCCTCGACCGCCCCGGCCAGAACCAACCCGCTTGCGGGTGTGACGGTGCCCGACGCCTTCACCCCGCTGACGGTTGCGCCGATCAGCCGCCCGACATTTCCCTTCCCCGGCAGCGACGGCAAATATCACTTGGCCTTCGACGTGCAGATCACCAATGCCACCGGGGGGCCGGCCAGCCTCACTGCCGTCGACGTGGTCGACGCCCATGATCCCAAGAAGATGCTCGCCACGTTCGCCGGCCCGCAGTTGGTCGACCCCGCCTGTAACTATGGAAACTGCAACCGATTACGGCAGCTCACCCAACAGCCCTCCCCCGACTTCGGCATCGCACCGCAAACGTCACGGACGCTGTTGCTGGACTTCACGCTTGACACGTTGGCGCAATTTCCGAAGGCGGTCATGCTGCGTCTGCATGGGACCGGGGTGACCAACCCGGCGGTAAGCAACGAACCTGGCCCGCTGGACACCCTGGGTGCTCCGTTCGATATCTCGGCCGGCACGCCGCGGGTGATCAGCCCGCCACTGCGGGGCAACAATTGGGTCGCCTTCAACGGCTGCTGTGATCCGGGCTGGGCGCACCGCGACGCCATCATGCCGGTCAACATGAAGCTGAACAACAGCCAGCGTTTTGCGATCGACTGGATGCACATGGACGACCAGGGCAACTTCTACACCGGAGACCAAACCCGCAACGAGAGTTACGTCTCTTACGGAGTTCCCGTCTACGCGGTGGCCGACGGCACCGTGGCCTCCACCCTCGACACTGTCGAGGCCAACGTACCGGGCATCCTGCCGGCCTCCGATCCTGCGCTGGCCGCCAAGATGACAATCGACACCATCGACGGCAACCACATCGTGATGGACGTCGGCGACGGCGTGTATGCGCTCTACGCGCACCTCATCAAGGGCTCGTTGCTGGTCAAACCCGGTGACAAGGTCACAAAGGGCCAACAGATCGCCAAACTGGGTAACACCGGCAACTCCAACGCCCCGCACCTGCACTTCCAGCTGATGAGCGGTCCGTCGCTACTCGAAGCCGACGCCGTGCCCTATGTGCTGGACAACTTCAGTTACCAAGGTCAGGTGAGCACCACCTCGGTGTGGAACGCCGACAACTACCTCAGTGGCTCGTTCTTCGGACCAGAGCGACTGCAGGCACCCGAACTTCGTTCTCATCAGCTGCCGCTGTTGCTGGCGATTGCGACTTTTGCATAA
- a CDS encoding alpha/beta fold hydrolase, with protein MDIFTEWHDGGTQLRWRSTTAANDGAEVSVFTRRCGTSGAPALVLVHGFPTSSIDYFGLAGELGSEFDIFVLDFPGYGLSDKPPEPYVYSLYDDARLLVHAIRRVWQLTEFRMLTHDRGSSVGMIALGMLAGEDPAALPLDVIITNANIYLPLSNLTAFQTALLDAATGRPTAAATTPELLAAGLGASTFIPRRTLDDPEIAALAKCFAHNDGISVLPDTIQYLHEREADETRWLEELSTMSLNTTLVWGLHDSVAPLRVANHVWQAYLKNQPGRSRYWVVPGADHYLQCDTPAELAEIVRVTAGGENIGLQTLGNRPDGAVLVDQSD; from the coding sequence TTGGATATCTTCACCGAATGGCATGACGGCGGAACGCAATTGCGTTGGCGGTCGACCACCGCCGCCAACGACGGCGCCGAAGTGTCGGTGTTCACCCGCCGCTGCGGAACATCGGGGGCGCCGGCGCTGGTACTGGTCCACGGCTTCCCGACGTCCAGCATCGACTACTTCGGGTTGGCGGGCGAATTGGGCTCGGAATTCGACATCTTCGTGCTCGACTTCCCGGGCTACGGCCTGTCCGACAAGCCGCCCGAGCCCTACGTCTACTCGTTGTACGACGACGCCCGACTGCTCGTTCACGCCATCAGGCGGGTGTGGCAGCTGACCGAGTTCCGGATGCTCACCCACGACCGCGGCAGCAGCGTGGGCATGATCGCGCTGGGCATGCTGGCCGGTGAGGACCCAGCGGCGCTGCCGCTCGACGTGATCATCACCAACGCCAACATCTACCTGCCGCTGTCGAACCTCACCGCGTTCCAGACGGCGCTGCTCGACGCCGCGACGGGGCGGCCCACTGCCGCGGCGACAACGCCCGAACTGCTGGCGGCCGGCCTGGGAGCCAGCACCTTCATCCCGCGGCGGACGCTGGACGACCCGGAGATCGCCGCGCTGGCGAAGTGTTTTGCCCACAACGACGGGATCTCGGTGCTGCCCGACACCATTCAGTACCTTCATGAGCGGGAGGCCGACGAAACCCGTTGGCTTGAAGAGCTTTCCACGATGTCCCTCAACACTACGCTGGTCTGGGGACTGCATGACAGCGTGGCGCCCCTGCGCGTCGCCAACCATGTCTGGCAGGCCTATCTGAAGAACCAGCCGGGGCGCAGTCGCTACTGGGTGGTGCCCGGCGCCGATCACTATTTGCAATGTGACACGCCCGCGGAATTGGCCGAGATCGTGCGCGTCACCGCCGGCGGTGAGAACATCGGGCTGCAGACGCTCGGGAACCGGCCCGACGGCGCGGTTCTGGTCGACCAGAGCGACTAG